A genome region from Nocardia sp. NBC_00565 includes the following:
- a CDS encoding CHAD domain-containing protein, translating into MVTAGNAIVGALRDDVDRLLAAEPDVRADAWDSVHQMRVATRRLRSVLRSYRTLFEPSPIAEMQQELKWLADLLGVARDAEVRAERFAALLAAHAPQDEFARLATESAAAGTSKTAGNGYVPGTTEYVRTELVGAERDRYARAHANILDALDKHRYHTLRHRLSAWRTEPPLDAAKSNQPAAEVFERILRKDRKRLRRLVYAEPAVSPEERVELLHDIRKGAKRLRYSCEGAIDVLGSPAKDLGNEAKRLQTVLGDHRDAVESREAILARADETHATGVNATIYALLADAEEIAAGEALAKYPAAAAFVSA; encoded by the coding sequence ATGGTCACGGCCGGAAACGCCATCGTCGGGGCATTGCGCGACGACGTCGACCGGCTGCTGGCCGCCGAACCCGACGTCCGCGCCGACGCCTGGGATTCGGTGCACCAGATGCGGGTCGCGACGCGCAGGCTGCGCAGTGTGCTGCGCTCCTACCGCACGCTCTTCGAACCATCGCCGATCGCCGAAATGCAGCAAGAGCTGAAATGGCTGGCGGATCTGCTCGGCGTCGCCCGGGACGCCGAAGTGCGCGCGGAGCGGTTCGCGGCGCTGCTCGCCGCACACGCGCCGCAGGATGAATTCGCCCGGCTCGCAACGGAATCCGCGGCCGCCGGCACCTCGAAGACCGCCGGAAACGGTTACGTGCCCGGCACCACCGAGTACGTGCGCACCGAGCTGGTCGGCGCGGAACGCGACCGGTACGCGCGGGCGCACGCAAACATTCTCGACGCCCTCGACAAGCACCGCTATCACACCCTGCGCCACCGTCTTTCGGCCTGGCGCACCGAACCACCCCTGGATGCCGCCAAGTCGAACCAGCCCGCTGCCGAAGTCTTCGAACGCATCCTGCGCAAGGACCGCAAGCGACTGCGGCGACTCGTCTACGCCGAACCCGCCGTCTCCCCCGAAGAACGCGTCGAACTGCTGCACGATATCCGCAAGGGCGCCAAACGACTTCGCTATTCCTGCGAGGGCGCGATCGACGTACTCGGCAGTCCCGCAAAAGATCTCGGCAACGAGGCCAAACGCCTGCAAACCGTCCTCGGCGACCACCGCGACGCGGTCGAATCCCGTGAAGCGATCCTGGCGCGCGCCGACGAAACCCACGCCACCGGAGTCAACGCCACCATCTATGCCCTGCTGGCCGATGCCGAGGAAATCGCCGCGGGCGAAGCGCTGGCCAAATACCCCGCCGCGGCAGCCTTTGTTTCTGCGTGA
- the pip gene encoding prolyl aminopeptidase, with protein sequence MRTLYPPIRPYDTGMLDVGAGQSVYWEVSGNPDGKPAVFLHGGPGGGTAPFHRQFFDPAVYRIVLFDQRGCGQSTPHIADGASLETNTTQHLISDMEALREHLGIERWQVFGGSWGSTLALAYTQRHPDRVTELVLRGIFLLRRKEIDWYYNGAAGYVYPDQWEKFLAPVPEAERDSDLVRVYHRLLHSPDEQVARDAAVAWSTWEGATSSLLPQPDRVEETAEPRFALAFARIENHYFVNAGFLDEGQLLRDIGTIAHIPAVIVQGRHDIVCPATSAWELHRAWPGSVLHIVDDAGHAANEPGITHHLVEATDGFAKVS encoded by the coding sequence ATGCGCACCCTCTACCCCCCGATCCGGCCGTACGACACGGGCATGCTCGACGTCGGCGCAGGCCAATCCGTGTACTGGGAAGTCAGCGGCAACCCGGACGGCAAACCCGCGGTATTCCTGCACGGCGGCCCCGGCGGCGGCACCGCGCCGTTCCACCGCCAGTTCTTCGACCCGGCGGTCTACCGGATCGTGCTCTTCGATCAACGCGGCTGCGGGCAGTCCACGCCGCATATCGCCGACGGCGCGAGCCTCGAGACCAACACCACTCAGCATCTGATCTCCGATATGGAGGCGCTGCGCGAGCACCTCGGCATCGAGCGCTGGCAGGTGTTCGGCGGCTCGTGGGGTTCGACACTCGCGCTGGCCTACACGCAGCGACATCCGGACCGGGTCACCGAACTGGTGTTGCGCGGCATCTTCCTGTTACGGCGCAAGGAAATCGACTGGTACTACAACGGCGCCGCCGGATACGTCTATCCGGACCAGTGGGAGAAGTTCCTGGCCCCGGTGCCCGAAGCCGAACGCGATAGCGATCTGGTGCGGGTGTATCACCGGCTGCTGCACTCCCCCGACGAGCAGGTCGCGCGCGACGCCGCGGTCGCCTGGTCCACCTGGGAGGGCGCGACGAGTTCGCTACTGCCGCAACCGGATCGGGTCGAGGAGACCGCCGAGCCGCGCTTCGCGCTCGCCTTCGCCCGGATCGAGAACCACTACTTCGTCAACGCCGGCTTCCTCGACGAGGGGCAGCTGCTGCGCGATATCGGTACCATTGCCCACATCCCGGCCGTTATCGTGCAGGGTCGCCACGACATTGTCTGCCCGGCGACCAGTGCCTGGGAATTGCACCGTGCCTGGCCCGGTTCGGTACTGCACATCGTCGACGACGCCGGACATGCCGCGAACGAACCCGGCATCACCCACCATCTCGTCGAGGCAACCGACGGATTCGCGAAAGTGAGCTGA
- a CDS encoding alpha/beta hydrolase yields the protein MSLVRSGRGLLVGVALAMVVAGCTVSKNEPGQPLPAPPAGLEKFYSQTANWGSCDGFGSADDPLAPKTECTRISVPVDYTKPDGATAQIALARIPASGKRIGSLLLNPGGPGVSGLSMSAIAGKTALAERFDRVGFDPRGVGSSTPTIACLTPQQNDAERAEPPSDNTPEGITAAEDENHQFVDHCVQRTGTEFLAHVGTREVVQDMDVIRAVLGDPKLSYLGYSYGTKLGSAYAEKFPDNVRALVLDGAVDSSQDPVQESLRQAAGFQKAFDAYATDCAKQADCPLGTDPARAVANFRALVNPLETKPASTTDPRGLSYGDAVTGVQQALYSDDFWRVLTLGLSELRDGRGDTLLKLADLYDGRRDDGSYDNTQEAFNAIRCVDDPSIDDRAVTGRQDAEYRKAAPFLDDGRGTGAAPLELCATWPVPNTSEPHKISAPGLPKTVVVSTTEDPATPYQSGVDLANQLGAALITFRGTRHTAALVAGDQCLDDTVISYLTDLQVPEAGLTC from the coding sequence ATGTCATTGGTGCGGAGTGGTCGTGGGTTGCTGGTGGGGGTGGCGCTGGCGATGGTGGTGGCCGGGTGCACGGTGTCCAAGAACGAGCCGGGCCAACCGCTACCCGCACCGCCCGCGGGCTTGGAGAAGTTCTACAGTCAGACGGCGAACTGGGGTTCCTGCGACGGTTTCGGCTCCGCGGACGATCCCCTCGCGCCCAAAACCGAGTGCACGCGCATCTCCGTGCCCGTCGACTACACCAAGCCCGACGGCGCGACTGCGCAGATCGCGCTGGCCCGAATCCCGGCCAGCGGCAAGCGGATCGGTTCGCTGCTGCTGAACCCGGGCGGGCCTGGGGTGTCCGGTCTGTCGATGTCGGCCATCGCGGGCAAGACCGCGTTGGCCGAGCGTTTCGACCGGGTCGGCTTCGATCCGCGCGGCGTCGGCTCCTCGACCCCGACCATCGCCTGCTTGACTCCGCAGCAGAACGACGCCGAACGAGCCGAGCCGCCGAGCGACAACACCCCGGAGGGCATCACCGCCGCCGAGGACGAGAACCATCAGTTCGTCGACCACTGCGTGCAGCGCACGGGCACCGAGTTCCTGGCCCATGTCGGCACCCGCGAGGTGGTCCAGGACATGGACGTGATCCGCGCCGTACTCGGTGACCCGAAGCTCAGCTACCTCGGCTACTCCTACGGCACCAAACTCGGCTCGGCCTATGCCGAGAAGTTCCCGGACAACGTGCGCGCGCTGGTGCTCGACGGTGCGGTGGACTCCTCACAGGACCCGGTGCAGGAGTCGCTGCGGCAGGCGGCCGGGTTCCAGAAGGCCTTCGACGCCTACGCCACCGACTGCGCCAAGCAGGCGGACTGCCCGCTGGGCACCGATCCGGCCCGGGCCGTCGCCAACTTCCGCGCGCTGGTGAATCCGCTGGAAACCAAGCCCGCCTCGACCACCGATCCGCGCGGGCTCAGCTACGGCGACGCCGTCACCGGCGTACAGCAGGCGCTCTACTCCGACGATTTCTGGCGGGTGCTCACCCTCGGCCTGTCCGAATTGCGCGACGGGCGCGGTGACACGCTGCTGAAGCTCGCCGATCTCTACGACGGTCGCCGCGACGACGGCAGCTATGACAACACCCAGGAGGCGTTCAACGCGATCCGCTGCGTCGATGATCCGAGCATCGATGATCGGGCGGTGACGGGCCGCCAGGATGCCGAGTACCGCAAGGCGGCCCCGTTCCTGGACGACGGCCGCGGCACCGGCGCCGCCCCGCTGGAGTTGTGCGCGACCTGGCCGGTGCCCAATACCAGCGAGCCGCACAAGATTTCCGCGCCCGGGCTGCCGAAGACGGTGGTGGTGTCGACCACCGAGGATCCCGCGACGCCCTATCAGTCCGGTGTCGATCTGGCCAACCAGCTCGGTGCCGCGCTGATCACCTTCCGGGGCACCCGACACACCGCGGCATTGGTTGCGGGCGACCAGTGCCTGGACGACACGGTGATCTCCTACCTCACCGATCTGCAGGTTCCGGAGGCCGGATTGACCTGCTGA
- a CDS encoding phosphotransferase has protein sequence MTGRAVHAPAALLGQPLAPILDWAAGVLTDRGITITGAPAETRRRAWSLIARIPTDAGPMWLKANSRACAHEGPLLLALARLRPGSVLEPLAVQADHGWLLSPDGGPTARDTEAAWTDLVRRYADLQLAMTDHIDELRATGTPYLPPPQLITVYRHFEPRVPGLGGAITEAATALAEFGRLSIEHNDLQPGNVFTDSDVGTGLLFDWGDAVLTHPLLSWRVLRGPHRTEYLDRWRRSGTVTEAEIALADRLAPLVALHPWRTIDATPPRFARFLRGLLDDLRSGLHDHG, from the coding sequence ATGACCGGTCGAGCGGTGCACGCGCCCGCGGCACTGCTCGGCCAGCCGCTCGCGCCCATACTCGACTGGGCCGCCGGCGTTCTCACCGACCGCGGGATCACGATCACCGGGGCGCCCGCGGAAACCCGCCGCCGCGCATGGTCATTGATCGCGCGCATCCCGACCGACGCGGGTCCGATGTGGCTGAAGGCCAACTCGCGCGCCTGCGCCCATGAGGGTCCGCTGCTGCTGGCGCTGGCCCGGCTTCGGCCCGGCAGCGTCCTGGAACCACTTGCGGTGCAGGCGGATCACGGCTGGCTGCTCAGCCCGGACGGCGGACCCACCGCCCGCGACACCGAGGCGGCGTGGACCGATCTGGTCCGCCGCTATGCCGACCTACAGCTGGCGATGACCGACCACATCGATGAGCTGCGCGCCACCGGCACGCCGTATCTGCCACCGCCCCAACTGATCACCGTCTACCGCCACTTCGAGCCGCGCGTGCCCGGCCTCGGCGGCGCGATCACCGAGGCCGCCACCGCGCTCGCCGAATTCGGCAGGCTGAGCATCGAACACAACGATCTGCAGCCCGGCAATGTCTTCACCGATTCGGATGTGGGCACCGGCCTGCTGTTCGACTGGGGCGATGCGGTGCTCACCCACCCGTTGCTGTCCTGGCGGGTGCTGCGTGGACCGCACCGCACCGAATACCTCGACCGATGGCGGCGATCCGGGACCGTCACCGAGGCCGAGATCGCACTCGCCGACCGGCTCGCCCCGCTGGTCGCCCTGCACCCATGGCGCACCATCGATGCCACACCACCGCGCTTCGCCCGGTTTCTGCGAGGTCTACTGGACGATCTGCGCTCGGGCTTGCACGACCACGGTTGA
- the panB gene encoding 3-methyl-2-oxobutanoate hydroxymethyltransferase gives MSVSDSETPAYGAAPAPKAAKRKTRVHHLQQMKSDGERWSMLTAYDYSSARLFEEAGIPVLLVGDSAANVVYGYDTTVPITIDELIPLVRGVVRGAPHALVVADLPFGTYESSPQQALATATRFMKEGGAHAVKLEGGERVAEQIALITSAGIPVMAHIGFTPQSVNTLGGFRVQGRGDGAEQLVADAIAVQEAGAFSVVMEMVPAELAGQVTRKLTIPTVGIGAGHECDAQVLVWQDMAGYTSGKTAKFVKRFGNVGDELRSAAVAYADEVRRGTFPGPEHSF, from the coding sequence ATGTCCGTATCCGATTCGGAAACCCCTGCCTACGGTGCTGCCCCTGCCCCAAAGGCGGCCAAGCGCAAGACGCGGGTGCATCATCTGCAGCAGATGAAGTCCGACGGTGAGCGTTGGTCCATGCTGACCGCCTACGACTACTCCTCCGCCCGGCTGTTCGAAGAGGCCGGGATTCCGGTGCTGCTGGTCGGCGACTCCGCGGCGAATGTCGTCTACGGCTACGACACCACCGTGCCGATCACCATCGACGAACTCATCCCGCTGGTGCGCGGTGTGGTCCGCGGCGCACCGCACGCGCTGGTGGTGGCCGATCTGCCGTTCGGCACCTACGAGTCCTCGCCGCAGCAGGCGCTGGCGACCGCGACCCGGTTCATGAAGGAGGGCGGGGCGCACGCGGTGAAACTGGAGGGCGGTGAGCGGGTCGCCGAGCAGATCGCGCTGATCACCTCGGCCGGTATCCCGGTGATGGCGCATATCGGCTTCACCCCGCAGAGCGTCAACACCCTCGGCGGTTTCCGGGTGCAGGGGCGCGGCGACGGCGCCGAACAGCTCGTCGCCGACGCCATCGCGGTCCAGGAGGCCGGCGCGTTCTCCGTGGTGATGGAGATGGTGCCCGCCGAACTGGCCGGACAGGTGACCCGCAAGCTCACCATTCCGACGGTCGGCATCGGTGCGGGCCATGAATGCGACGCCCAGGTGCTGGTCTGGCAGGACATGGCGGGCTACACCTCGGGCAAGACCGCCAAGTTCGTCAAGCGGTTCGGCAATGTCGGCGATGAACTGCGTTCCGCCGCGGTCGCTTACGCCGACGAGGTACGGCGCGGGACCTTCCCCGGCCCCGAACACAGCTTCTGA
- a CDS encoding slipin family protein has translation MDILSIIGAIIGVGAITGGVLTALSARVVAQYERGLVFRFGRVVGTRDPGLRLLIPFVDRMRKISTQIVTMPVPAQDGITRDNVTVRVDAVVYFRVIDPVCAVVEVQNYLFAVGQVAQTSLRSIIGKSDLDSLLANREELNKGLEIMIDSPALSWGIHIDRVEIKDVSIPDALKRSMSRQAEAERERRARVISAEGELQASKMLAQAGAQMSESPAALQLRLLETVVQVAAEKNSTLVLPFPVELLRFLERATPPERNAAEPAVRTTLTPTEKTTEINLPEPPPALDQGNTPAADQDGMRS, from the coding sequence ATGGATATTCTCAGCATTATCGGGGCGATCATCGGGGTGGGCGCGATCACCGGCGGGGTGCTCACCGCGCTGAGCGCGCGCGTGGTCGCACAGTACGAGCGGGGGCTGGTGTTCCGGTTCGGCCGCGTGGTAGGGACCCGAGATCCCGGTCTGCGCCTGCTGATTCCGTTCGTCGACCGGATGCGCAAGATCTCCACCCAGATCGTCACCATGCCGGTGCCCGCGCAGGACGGCATCACCCGCGACAACGTGACCGTGCGCGTGGACGCGGTGGTCTATTTCCGGGTGATCGACCCGGTGTGCGCCGTGGTGGAGGTGCAGAACTATCTGTTCGCGGTCGGGCAGGTGGCGCAGACGTCCCTGCGCTCGATCATCGGCAAGAGCGATCTGGACAGCCTGCTGGCCAACCGTGAGGAGCTGAACAAGGGGCTGGAAATCATGATCGACAGTCCGGCGCTCAGCTGGGGCATCCACATCGACCGGGTGGAGATCAAGGATGTTTCGATCCCGGATGCGCTGAAGCGCTCGATGTCGCGCCAGGCCGAGGCGGAGCGGGAGCGGCGGGCCCGGGTCATTTCCGCCGAGGGCGAGTTGCAGGCGTCGAAGATGTTGGCACAGGCGGGCGCGCAGATGTCGGAGTCACCGGCGGCGCTGCAATTGCGGCTGCTGGAAACCGTGGTTCAGGTTGCGGCGGAAAAGAATTCGACATTGGTGCTGCCGTTCCCGGTGGAGCTGCTGCGGTTCCTGGAGCGTGCTACCCCGCCGGAGCGGAACGCTGCCGAGCCTGCGGTGCGGACGACGCTGACCCCAACCGAAAAGACCACGGAAATCAATCTGCCCGAGCCGCCCCCTGCGCTCGATCAGGGCAACACGCCAGCGGCAGACCAAGATGGAATGCGCTCGTAA
- a CDS encoding RNB domain-containing ribonuclease, with protein sequence MELHQRIISAPVDFGAIRSEFGLTSAYPAEATAAARDAIDAFAGIRGDHTDIPFVTIDPPGAMDLDQAVHIERTSSGFTVHYAIADVGAVVDPLGPLAEEAGVRGQTFYLPDGAVPLHPPILSENSASLLPEQTRPAALWTIECDENAEPRRFSVVRATVRSRARLDYTSVQADADANRLHPSIAALPEFGTRRIEAGLARGAIGLRLPAQSVIRDDNVDGHWRLVVEPRTAADDWNEQISLLTGMCAARIMLNGTDGAPAAGERIALLRTMPPPSESAIDSMRRTAAALGVDWSADQSVGRMLAGLDPNAPKTMVLMSEATGLLRGAAYTVLDGEPPEDGSQSAKPNGRARSTNGAPSPNNLRHSAIGAPYAHVTAPLRRLADRFATEICLARCAGTEVPQWVRGGLTPTAESMKRSDSIAGKVERACIDLTEATLLAERSGTVFDAVVVREANGSRPAEVFVAAPPVVGPCAGAPPEGAKVQVRLIAADPAIRKISFGYPI encoded by the coding sequence GTGGAACTCCACCAGCGGATCATCTCGGCACCGGTCGATTTCGGTGCCATTCGATCCGAATTCGGGTTGACCTCGGCGTATCCCGCCGAGGCCACCGCGGCGGCCCGCGACGCGATCGACGCGTTCGCGGGCATTCGCGGTGATCACACCGATATTCCCTTCGTGACCATCGACCCGCCCGGTGCCATGGACCTGGACCAGGCGGTGCATATCGAGCGCACCTCTTCCGGCTTCACTGTGCATTACGCGATCGCCGATGTCGGCGCCGTAGTCGACCCCCTCGGCCCATTGGCCGAGGAAGCGGGCGTGCGCGGTCAGACCTTCTACCTCCCCGATGGCGCCGTGCCGCTGCATCCGCCGATCCTGTCGGAGAACTCCGCGAGCCTGCTGCCCGAGCAGACCAGGCCCGCCGCGCTGTGGACCATCGAATGCGATGAGAACGCCGAACCGCGGCGGTTCTCGGTTGTTCGGGCCACTGTGCGCTCCAGGGCCCGGCTCGACTACACGAGCGTCCAGGCCGACGCCGACGCGAACCGCCTGCATCCCTCGATCGCGGCCCTGCCGGAATTCGGCACGCGGCGCATCGAGGCCGGGCTGGCGCGCGGCGCGATCGGGCTGCGCCTGCCCGCCCAGAGCGTGATTCGCGACGACAACGTCGACGGACACTGGCGGCTGGTGGTGGAACCGCGCACCGCCGCCGACGACTGGAACGAGCAGATATCGCTGCTGACCGGCATGTGCGCGGCCCGAATCATGTTGAACGGCACCGACGGTGCACCCGCTGCGGGTGAACGCATCGCGCTGCTGCGGACCATGCCGCCGCCCAGCGAATCGGCGATCGATTCGATGCGCAGGACGGCCGCGGCGCTCGGGGTCGACTGGTCCGCTGATCAGTCTGTCGGACGGATGCTCGCGGGGTTGGACCCGAATGCGCCCAAGACGATGGTGCTGATGTCGGAAGCCACCGGACTGCTGCGCGGCGCCGCCTACACCGTGCTGGACGGCGAGCCGCCGGAGGATGGTTCGCAATCCGCCAAGCCGAACGGTCGCGCGCGCTCGACGAACGGCGCACCTTCCCCGAACAACCTGCGGCACAGTGCGATCGGCGCGCCCTACGCGCATGTCACCGCACCGCTGCGACGGCTCGCCGACCGGTTCGCCACCGAGATCTGCCTGGCCCGCTGCGCGGGAACCGAAGTGCCGCAATGGGTCCGCGGCGGACTGACGCCCACCGCCGAATCGATGAAGCGCAGCGACAGCATCGCGGGCAAGGTGGAACGCGCCTGCATCGATCTGACCGAAGCCACACTGCTCGCCGAGCGCAGCGGCACCGTCTTCGACGCCGTAGTAGTCCGCGAAGCCAACGGCAGCCGCCCCGCCGAGGTCTTCGTCGCCGCCCCACCCGTTGTCGGTCCCTGCGCCGGCGCACCCCCGGAAGGAGCAAAGGTCCAGGTCCGCTTGATCGCCGCCGACCCAGCAATCCGCAAGATCAGCTTCGGCTATCCGATCTGA
- the glnA gene encoding type I glutamate--ammonia ligase gives MDRQKEFVLRTLEERDIRFVRLWFTDVLGYLKSVAIAPAELEGAFEEGIGFDGSAIEGFARVSEADMVARPDPSTFQVLPWSTSKGHQHSARMFCDITMPDGSPSWADPRHVLRRQLNKAADVGFSCYVHPEIEFFLLENGPRDGSDPRPADSGGFFDQAVHDSAPNFRRHAIDALESMGISVEFSHHEGAPGQQEIDLRYADALSMADNVMTFRYLIKEVAIDEGVRATFMPKPFAQYPGSAMHTHMSLFEGEANAFHDPDDPINLSETARAFIAGILEHAPEISAISNQWVNSYKRLIHGGEAPTAASWGRSNRSALVRVPMYTPNKSSSRRVEIRSPDSACNPYLTFAVLLAAGLRGIEKGYTLPPEAEDDVWSLTAAERRAMGFRELPGTLDEALQAMERSELVAETLGEHVFDFFLRNKRREWADYRSQVTPYELKEYLGL, from the coding sequence ATGGATCGCCAGAAGGAATTCGTGCTGCGGACGCTCGAAGAACGGGATATCCGCTTCGTGCGTCTCTGGTTCACCGATGTTTTGGGCTATTTGAAGTCCGTTGCCATCGCCCCCGCCGAACTAGAGGGCGCCTTCGAGGAGGGCATCGGCTTCGACGGCTCGGCCATCGAGGGCTTCGCCCGCGTGTCGGAGGCGGACATGGTCGCGCGGCCGGATCCGTCGACCTTCCAAGTGCTGCCGTGGTCCACCAGTAAGGGCCACCAGCACTCCGCGCGCATGTTCTGCGACATCACCATGCCCGACGGTTCGCCGTCCTGGGCGGATCCGCGCCACGTGCTGCGCCGCCAGCTGAACAAGGCCGCCGACGTCGGCTTCAGCTGCTATGTGCACCCAGAGATCGAGTTCTTCCTGCTCGAAAACGGCCCGCGGGACGGCTCGGACCCCCGTCCCGCCGACAGCGGCGGTTTCTTCGACCAGGCCGTGCACGACTCCGCCCCCAATTTCCGTCGGCACGCGATCGACGCGCTGGAGTCGATGGGCATCTCGGTGGAGTTCAGTCACCACGAGGGCGCGCCCGGTCAGCAGGAGATCGACCTGCGCTACGCCGACGCGCTGTCGATGGCCGACAACGTGATGACCTTCCGCTACCTGATCAAGGAAGTGGCCATCGACGAGGGTGTGCGCGCGACGTTCATGCCCAAGCCGTTCGCCCAGTACCCTGGCTCGGCCATGCACACCCACATGAGCCTGTTCGAGGGCGAGGCCAACGCCTTCCACGATCCGGACGATCCGATCAACCTCTCGGAGACGGCGCGCGCGTTCATCGCGGGCATCCTGGAGCACGCGCCGGAGATCAGCGCGATCTCCAACCAGTGGGTGAACTCCTACAAGCGGCTCATCCACGGCGGCGAAGCGCCGACCGCGGCCTCGTGGGGCCGGTCCAACCGCTCCGCGCTGGTGCGGGTGCCGATGTACACCCCGAACAAGTCCTCCTCGCGCCGCGTCGAGATCCGCAGCCCAGATTCGGCCTGCAACCCCTACCTGACCTTCGCGGTGCTGCTGGCCGCCGGTCTGCGTGGCATCGAGAAGGGCTACACACTGCCGCCCGAGGCCGAGGACGACGTGTGGTCGCTGACCGCCGCCGAGCGTCGCGCCATGGGCTTCCGCGAGCTGCCCGGCACGCTGGACGAGGCCCTGCAGGCGATGGAGCGCTCGGAGCTGGTCGCCGAGACGCTCGGCGAGCACGTATTCGACTTCTTCCTGCGCAACAAGCGCCGGGAGTGGGCGGACTATCGCAGCCAGGTGACACCGTACGAGCTGAAGGAGTACCTCGGCTTGTGA